Part of the Rhea pennata isolate bPtePen1 chromosome 17, bPtePen1.pri, whole genome shotgun sequence genome is shown below.
CATCTTCCCAGGGCTAACCAAAACCAGAGCAGGGTTTGTGCTGTAGCTAGGTGAGCATGTGGCTCACCTGGCTATGCCTCTGCACAACCTGTGACTGGGAGATAAGCCAGTCTTTCTGCAGATGTGGCTGGCTGAAAAAATTACTGAGCATGCTGTGGAAAGGAGGTGTAGGGAAGATTTAGTGTCTTAGAGAACAGCTTGATCTGGGCTGGCTTGCTACACTTCttcctcagtctgctcttctaCTGTGGCTCAGCACCTTCTGTTGCAGGCCCACACACATGCATCCATCTCCACACATGCCTGCCAACATACAACACAACCCAGACAGGTATGAACACAACCACAGCCTGCTACATCTGCACATCCTTTTCTGTATGCACAGCCATGCTCTTTATAGAGGAgacgtgtgcacacacacatcttGCCTGAAGTGGGATGCAGCATGGTAAGGGAGCTGGCCTTGTTGGTAGGACCGTAGGGGATGTGGAGGCAGGGTGGCAAGGCTAGCACCCCATCAGTGTGGGGAAAGTGCTCAGGAACAGGGTTGCTCTGCCTGAGCTTGCAAATGTCCACCTGCCACAGCAGACTCTGGTCTAGCCACCAATCCTGCTTCTCCCTCTAGTAGCAAGGCTTTTACCTCTGCCTTCAAGCATGGCTAGAGGTAGAGGGGATCACATTAGCTTTCCGTAACTCTTGACACTTTCCATTACAGCAATGCTTGCAGTTTCTTCTTTAAACTTCAGCTGTTTGGGCTGAAACCGCTCTACCAGGTGCCTGCCTCCCATTCAACTTTGTTTTGGAAACTTTcagcgagagagagagagagagagaacacactgaagcatttccaaaaaaaaaaaaaaaaaaaggaaaaatacgCTGTTCTGTAGATGTTTCAAAAATCCCTGCAGCTGTTTCACCAAGAACTGCGGGTCAGTAGGGGAGTCACTTGATATGAGGTGCTCATCACCATCCTGCCGGGACTCAGCCAGGCTGTGGTCCTTGGAAGAACCCTCAGCTCATGTGTGCTTGGGGCGTTCACAGTATTTGAGCGAAAGTCTGCAGAGATCATTTCTGCAAAGACACAAGCTCTTTTCCCTTGCAACTCCCCCTGCTGCTGTAACCAACATCCTTGCAAGCAAGCATGCTGCAGCATGGCTCACAGCATAGCCCAGCCATTTCATGTCTCACCTTCCTACGTTTTCAGGCAGGCAGGTCACAGCTTCCAGCAGCAAGAGTTAAAACTAGACAGAATGGGGAAAGCCTGAGCAGTAAGGAGGGCCTGGTATGGACCACATGTCTAGGaatggctgctgcttctgactGAGCATAAATAAAAGCTGCTGGGAAAACTGGGACCAGGGTATTACATTGGCACCCAAGCTTGCAAGGCCATACAGTACCCTGGGTACACAACAGGCAGCACCCTCCATCTGCATCCCACAGCCAACCCTTGGAAACACGAGTATGTTAGAGACATTGCAAAGCTGCCTAGAGGTGCACAAGTTAACTCCCACAATAGCTGCTGGGTAGGCGAGCATTTGTCTTCAGACTCACACAAGCTTGCAGCAGGCAAAGGCTGCGCAGGCACTGAACCCATCCCAGGTCCAGCAGTGCTGGCCAAAAACAGGCCTTATGGCAGCAGCACACTCCATGCCACTTCCTCTCTTCTGCTGAGGACAGGTATACACACAACATGGACACCTTCAGCAGCTTCCTGGGCAGTGTGCCCATggttgctgctgcagcacctggcagcCAGTCAGCTTTCAGGGAGGAGAAACCAACTCCCTTGCAAGCTTGGCTGGGGAGTGCATTAGGGTCCCCTGTTCCCCCAGCAAGTGCTGCTCGTGTGGAACAGAACCAGGATTGCAGAGCTGAAGGTACAACTTCCCAGCTCTCTGCTGGAGAGGAAGCAGAGCTTGAGTTACCCAGAGACTCACCTTCCTTTAATAATTCAAAACCTCCCTCCATGTATCCAGATTCCTGGTCTCCAGCCACTGAGGATGCAAGGGGCTTTCAAGTACAGGACTTGGCATCCCAAGCCATCTCTCCACACAACACAGGCCACAGGCATGCTCCACAAGAAATGGTTGGAAGGGGCCATAGAAGTAACATAGTGCATGAACTACATCTACTTTCCTCCCAGAAATACCAggagtcctgctgctgcctgtacCAGCACAAACACCATTAGCTCCATGTCCTGGCTACTCTGCAGCCTTGCTTCCTGCCCCCTCCATTTATAAGGCTGGAGAGTTAAATAGAAGTGTCATCTAGAGAAAAGGCAGCAGGGAATTATGGCTGGGAGGCCCAAACTTCCCCCTTTTAGCTTTCAGTAAGCCTTGCCAAGGCCATGGCTCACAAGGGGAAATGGAGAAAACGACTGTGGGGAAAAGCAGACTATATAAGCTGCCAGGGAAGAAAGCCCAGAGGTGCTCATGGCTTCACAAAGCCAAATGTAAGTCCAGGAGCAATGAGAAGAAACTGGAGTGGTGGAGGAAAGCCTCAGGGGAACAGTTGTTGAAGGGCACAGAGGGAGGTTGGCCAGGCTGGGAAAAAACACTGTAGGGACCAGCATGCAACTGTATGCCAGCCAGCAAGTAGCTTGGGCTACAGGCAATATGAAAGAGCAGGGTGCATGGCCCCTAAGTGCCAAGTGCAGGGAGAGTGGCCACTATCTCTCCTCTCAGCTGCACACAGttgccttcccttctccccaggcagctctgagcaaccccagcacagccctcaccCCTCCAACCACTGAAAGCAGTCCTCAAAGGTTTGGGCTGAGGAGACACCTGGGCTCTTCAGAGCAAGACAAGTCAGGTGGTCAGGGATGGCTGCCCAGTAAATCCAAGAGACAGGCTGGGAACAGCTGTGATTTAATCATCGCTACTCTCCACAAATCCAGTGTATGGCAGAGCCAGCCAGATGCAGACTGGCTCTTAAGTGCTCCCTTTGGAAGCACACAGCTTCCCCAGCCTTCCCCTGCCCACAATACAGGTTTGGCACAGCACTGTGTTCACCTTGCATCAGAGCAGTGACACCTGCAACCAGGGTCTGCTCCCTCTGGCAGGACAGGAACAGTGTGGTGACCACTGCAAGCCAACTCcactccctgctctgcccctgctACATACCAGAGGGCTAACATAGCATAGCTCAGGCTGTGGGTAGAAGACGCAGAGACCTGCAGCCCTAGAAAGCTTTGGCCTGAGAGGGCTAAGAGTCAGGCCTTTCCCAGAAGCCCAACTCAGGTTTGTGCAAAGCTAGTGAGTATCCAGCAATCAGCTGCCCTCAGAAAGGCAGGAGGCCCCCAATATCCTGCCCCTTCCTTCCACTGGTCATCTCACCAGCTTCAGTTTTTGCATCTGCATAGATGTAGCTGGAAGACAGGTAAAGCTCCAGTTCCAGCTGGAGGACCTAGCCCTGGTTATCCTATACTGCTGGTTCAGAGAGGGCTGCGGACAGCTGAGCTCTTGGCCCTTAGACCCAAGCATATGCTGCAAAGCAGGGGGCTGCTCTTCTACCCTCAAGCTCACCATAGCAAAGCACCAGGACAACTTTCACCAAGGCAGGGGATCTTCAGCATCTGAGTTACactccccagctgcagcccaaCCCAGGGCTGCAGCTCAGGCTAGGCACatggcagaaggaaaatgcCTCTGGGCATTTCTAGCTGGTAGTCAGGGCAGCCCTACACCAGTGTCCTCCAGAATGCTTATGTGGTTCAAACAGCAACAAGAGCACTTCTCTGCCCAGGGCAAAGGCCTCTAGGTGAAAAACTACACTAAAATTAGAAAAGGGAACTGCAATGGTGCTTATACACAAAGGCACAATAACCCTTCTCCATGGGCACAGCTGAGCCAAGTGCCACACCTAGATCCCACTAGACAAAGAAGTTAGTAGTTTGGGCCAAAAAGGCTGCCTGCAAAGAGCCGTCTCTTGAACTCGCTCCAGAGGAGGTCTCGCTCTCGGTTCACTCTCTTCATGAAGCCTCTGTTCTCCTGGGCCCTCCTAGACAGGTAGGGGAGTACTTCATTCACTGGGCCATAAGGCACATACTTGTAGACAGGGAAGCCCGCCTGacctagagagagagagaatggtCATGAAAGTGCCCTGAGCCAAAGAGAGCCTCTCTGATTCCCTGCTCTCCCATCTTCCTTGGACTCTGCTGCAATGGGAGCGCAGGGCTAGACATCTCTCCTTCCTGAGTAAAGGCAACAAGTCAATGGGATAGGGAGCTGGGAAAGAGGAGCTAGGCACTTAGGACTGAGCCATTTGACTCTTTCCTGGATAGAGGGGCCTAGACTACTCCATATTGCCTGCTATGATGTACAAACAGATCACAGATGTAAGCTGGTGGGTAATGGGACAGTGACATGTGAGACCAGTTCCCCAGCTCTGAAGAGCTCAGGGAATCAGGAGCAAGTCTTTCCTGGCAGGGCAGACAGCAGCTGATTTCACTGGCTGGAGAACATGGCCAAGCAATCAAGAAGGAAAGTCTGAAAGCAGCCTAGACAGAGGTGGATGAGCCTGCCCAGAGTAGAGGGAAGCAAAAGCAAGtccctcctcctgctcagcaCTAGAAGCTTGGGAACAAGTCAGAGAGGAGAGGGTCAAGGTCACTGGGAGCCCTGGGAATGTCAGCAGCCAGGGCCCAGCCAATTCAAGAAGCATTCAACCAAAAACATCAAGTTAACACATTTTTCCAGCATGACCAGAGGAGACTGCAGACACACAGCCAAACCCCGCTTGCTAGGGGAACTCCAGGACAGAGCAGTATCCATGCTGGACAATTGCCCAGTCTGCCTCATGCTGCTATCCTGGCCTTGGGGTCTCAACTCTGGAGACCTGTGCAGGGAAGGAGATCAGTCAGTGACCTGAATGTGTCTGGGCTGGGCTATTTGGATCTTTGCACATGCCTCAATCTGTCTGGGCTGAGGCTGGTCCCCTAGTATGTCTAATTCACTGCCTGGGCCTGGAACAGAAATGGAGAGGAGAGAACTAGCCTGGGGTCACTCAACAGCCTGTCCCCATCCAGCTACAAGAGAGCAGAGTGCCCAGAGCTCAGCTGTGCATTGCACTGACTTCTCCAGAGGAGTAAAATAACACTCCTGGACAAAGGAGTGATGTACAGAGTGTTTGCTGTCTGCCAGGATTCATCTCCCTGCCTCTCTGGGGCCTGCTGACAGCACAAAACAATGGGCAATGGGGTCCAAATTGCCAAGAACAGCTAGCCTAGGTGCAGAAAGGAAGAGTAGAACTGCTTACTGAACAGGATCATCCAGCTCCAGTTATCACAGCCCTTCTATTTACTGATAGCTGCATGCAAGAGCTTCAACACCTATTGTTCAGCCTCCCCTTCACCAATCCTCACGGCATCCAGCATTTTCCAACAAGACATCCTCCCTGAGGCAGGTCCAGTCTCCCTGAGCTTCACCACTTCTCTGTCCAGGCAACAAGGCAGTATCCTCAGGCAGTCCCACTGCCTGTTCCCTGGTAGCACTGCTTTCATCAGGGTAGACCCATATCCCTGTTCCATCAGCCCTTCAGGTCCTGCTCACCCCCACAATGGCTCTAGttttcagcagctgctcagTAAGGCCTCGGAGGTCTCTGAGCTTAGAGGAGAATGGACTAGGAACATGTCTGCTGagcctccctcccctccccccattcCAGGTACTGAAGCTGCAACACTCACCTAGTGGGAAAGTGATCTGGTCACACATGCCCAGCAGCTGCCCAAAGTACACTTTCTTCTCTGAGGGATGGATCCCAAGCTCTGCCATCCTGCAAGCCATATCTCAGTGTTAGGGAAAAGCAGAGACTCAGCAGGCAGAAGTAATGCATCCCATGCACAAAAAGGGGACTGCTTCGGAACACAACAGCAAGACACTGACCACATCCCAGCCAGATTATGTGTTTGAAAGACTGCAGTGAGCCTCCAGGCTGTGCCACAGGGATCACTCCAATTTCTGTGGGCTACTGTGCCCCAGCTCCAACCCCACACTAAGTCTCTGACCACCAGACCCAAGGCAGGATCACAGTTCTTGAGCTCAGAAGATAGGcctgaaaagcagcaagcaTAGCTCCACCAAGCTCCACCTCCCCAGATCCTCATGCCAAGGCTTGGCACATGCCTGTCTGTCTACCACCTCCCCAGCTCCCACCTGCGCAGGGTGAGCTTGACTGTGTCCTCATTGTGAGAGGCTACCATCACATTAGCTTTCCCGCTGTGCTTGATCTCTTCCAAGATATAGTCCAGGCACCTGCAGGGCAGTAAAGGGCTGTGTGGGGAGACTGCCCAAATCTGTGCCCAGTAGGAGGGGAGAAGTATAGTTGGGTTTATCCTCTACCTGTGGTACATCTCACTAGTCTTCTCATAGGTGGGGTTGATGGGATCCTCATAGCCAATCTGGGCAGCTCTATTCCTTTCCTGCTCCATGTAGGCACCACGAACCAGCTTGGTGCCAAAGTGCCAGCCCTCCCGGCGTGATAGCTCCACATCCAAAGTCACATTGTCATAAGCCTCCTGCCACCAGGTAGAAGAGACAGTGCATTGTCATCATAGCAGTGCCACATCTACCCTGCACCACCAGGAACCAGCCCTGGAGTAACAACAAATGGCTCATTGCATTGCCATGGTTTCAGGAGCCAAGGTCTCCAAGGGATCCAGCTGCTCCAGCAGGTCCTTTCCCCTACTATACACCCTGGACTGTGCACCACCTCCTGCAGGGATTCACCTTCAAGTAGCACTGATAGGTGTTGAAGATCACTGCCCTGTCCCTGTTGAAGCGACGTTGCATCTCCAAGGTGAGTCTGCTGATGGCTGGCTGGAAGTAAGTCTGTTCTGCATCCACCATGAGTCTCACGCCAGTCTCTGCAGCCCTCTGGAAGGTGAGCACCATAGGGTTTGGGCTGCTGAGACTGCCTGCCAATGCatcagcctctgcagcagggcctGCTCCCAGCCTTCTCAGCCCAGCACCTCCTGACCTTTGCAAGAACATCCATCCTCTGCAGCATCCGTTTCATCTGCAGATCCTCTTCCTCAGTGAAGCGTGAGAGGAGAGGCTCAAGCTGTCCAGTCTGAAATGAGAACAGCCATGGCACAGACAGGCACAAGACAGGCACTTCCTCTGCCTGGGGAAGAGTGCTGCACAAAGCTGCTACATATGGCCAGGTCTGTCTGGAAACAAAAATCCCACAGGAAGCCACTTGCCACTcattcagagctgctgcctACCTCAACTCCTCAGCACCTAGCAATCAGCACAGCATGCAAGGGATGCCCATCCCACAggcctggctgcagctgctgcttggcAAGGCACAGCAAGACCAGGACAGACCCTTCCCAGACTGAAGTAGATACCTAGGCATAGGTACCTGAGTCTGGCCTCCTAAGAGGGCTGTGGGGGCCCAATGATGGTGCTgtcccagcagagctgggagtgGCACCTAGCACACTGATGTATACTCATATCAATGGGGCACTGTTAGGCTAGATGCCACCCTGCAGGCATGGTGTGGCAGCTGACATGGCCATCCAGGAGAGGCAGCTGGCATAAGCTACATAGGGAGGCAACAAGGGCTCACATGGCCCCAGAACTGCCTGGACACCACAGATTAGAGCATGGCTGGCTTCCAGCAGCACCAATGCCAGCCAGTGCTGCAGTCACAGCTATGAGCAACCTGCCAGGCAGGGCCAGGAAACCTACAACCTGTCCCCTCAAACTACCTCTCCAGGACTTCAAGGGTTGTTGGCCAGCACAGATACCACTGCCACCCCTCTGTCCAGCCTCTACTCCCCTGTGTTCCTCTCCAAgtcaaaagcagagaagaataTAGATTCCTAATGCAGAAGAGTCCTCACAGCACCCTGACCTTGGAGCAATAGCCAGTGACCAGAAAGGGGCAGGGAGGAACTGCCTTGCATTGACACTACTCTGCCCACAGCACTGTTCAGTGGGCCAAGCCTGGCCAAAGAGATTACCCACCTGCATGTTCGGGACAAGCAGCAGCTTGGAGAGCTTGGTGCGGCTGTCAATCAGGCTGTTCCAGTCCAACAGGTCCACAGTGCTGTGAGCACAATGCCAGGTCAGTACCTACAGGGTACTcagggcagaggaaggaggtTTTTGCCagttccccccgcccccaagcATGAGTGTACAATCTGCCACCCGGAACCACTGACCCATCTTGTCACTTCCACCAGAGCTTCCTCTGCCTAGAGAGCCTGGCCCCATGCCAAGTCAGTGCTGGCCTTTGGAGTTCTGCTTGCTGTACTGACTGCATCCCAAGAACTGGGGCAGGCTACATAAGTCCTCCAGGGCCCATCCCACATCACCTTGAGGTTCCCAGAGAGCTTACCCGCTCACACCCAGGTTCTCGCCTGTAAACCAGTGCTGACTCTCTGCTTTGGTCGCAATGCCAAGATTAGCCAGGGCCTCCTGCCAGCAAAAGGAGTGTCAGTACCAATGCTGGGGGTAGGAAGATACCCAGGGCCAGTGTGTAGGGAGCTATGCCAGCACAAGGAGCAGCCCATTGCAGCATGGCAATGGATCCAGGGAGGAACATGACAGGAGTGAGATCATGGCAGGGGTGGGAGCCCATCAACCAAGGATGGTAATAAACCAGTACAGGAAAGGCAGGGCAAGGACAAGTCTGGAGGTAACAGCACCACATTGGGCTGCAAAGTCAGGTATGAATGACCAGTCCAGATCTGAGGCATCACAATTCAGAGCTGTTCCAAGAGCCCTATGAAAACCAGCCACCTCCAGCAGTTCATGCCTGGTGGTAGGTGCCACCAAAGCCCTTGGGCAGCATAGCCTTGTCCCTCAGACATCACCCAGCTCACCTGCAACTTTCCCACCTCCAGCTTCATCTCCAGGGCTGCTtgcccagcctggccctgctcagCAGCCATTTGGTGGAAAAACCTCTGCCACTTCACCAGAACTTCTGAgaactgcagctgcaggagcagagcttgGTGTGAGCTGCCATGCTGAGTCACAGGCAGCTCAGAGCCTGTTGTGGTG
Proteins encoded:
- the PRODH gene encoding proline dehydrogenase 1, mitochondrial isoform X3, with the protein product MKMTFYGQFVAGEDQEAIKPLIRRNQAFGVGAVLDYSVEEDLTPEEAEQKELDSCTSASEKEIGGAEQREKQYRAHRGFGDRRGGVISARTYFYADEAKCDQHMETFLRCIDASSGSSEDGFSAIKLTALGRPQFLLQFSEVLVKWQRFFHQMAAEQGQAGQAALEMKLEVGKLQEALANLGIATKAESQHWFTGENLGVSGTVDLLDWNSLIDSRTKLSKLLLVPNMQTGQLEPLLSRFTEEEDLQMKRMLQRMDVLAKRAAETGVRLMVDAEQTYFQPAISRLTLEMQRRFNRDRAVIFNTYQCYLKEAYDNVTLDVELSRREGWHFGTKLVRGAYMEQERNRAAQIGYEDPINPTYEKTSEMYHRCLDYILEEIKHSGKANVMVASHNEDTVKLTLRRMAELGIHPSEKKVYFGQLLGMCDQITFPLGQAGFPVYKYVPYGPVNEVLPYLSRRAQENRGFMKRVNRERDLLWSEFKRRLFAGSLFGPNY
- the PRODH gene encoding proline dehydrogenase 1, mitochondrial isoform X2, which gives rise to MKMTFYGQFVAGEDQEAIKPLIRRNQAFGVGAVLDYSVEEDLTPEEAEQKELDSCTSASEKEIGGAEQREKQYRAHRGFGDRRGGVISARTYFYADEAKCDQHMETFLRCIDASSGSSEDGFSAIKLTALGRPQFLLQFSEVLVKWQRFFHQMAAEQGQAGQAALEMKLEVGKLQEALANLGIATKAESQHWFTGENLGVSGTVDLLDWNSLIDSRTKLSKLLLVPNMQTGQLEPLLSRFTEEEDLQMKRMLQRMDVLAKRAAETGVRLMVDAEQTYFQPAISRLTLEMQRRFNRDRAVIFNTYQCYLKEAYDNVTLDVELSRREGWHFGTKLVRGAYMEQERNRAAQIGYEDPINPTYEKTSEMYHRMAELGIHPSEKKVYFGQLLGMCDQITFPLGQAGFPVYKYVPYGPVNEVLPYLSRRAQENRGFMKRVNRERDLLWSEFKRRLFAGSLFGPNY
- the PRODH gene encoding proline dehydrogenase 1, mitochondrial isoform X1, which translates into the protein MKMTFYGQFVAGEDQEAIKPLIRRNQAFGVGAVLDYSVEEDLTPEEAEQKELDSCTSASEKEIGGAEQREKQYRAHRGFGDRRGGVISARTYFYADEAKCDQHMETFLRCIDASSGSSEDGFSAIKLTALGRPQFLLQFSEVLVKWQRFFHQMAAEQGQAGQAALEMKLEVGKLQVLTWHCAHSTVDLLDWNSLIDSRTKLSKLLLVPNMQTGQLEPLLSRFTEEEDLQMKRMLQRMDVLAKRAAETGVRLMVDAEQTYFQPAISRLTLEMQRRFNRDRAVIFNTYQCYLKEAYDNVTLDVELSRREGWHFGTKLVRGAYMEQERNRAAQIGYEDPINPTYEKTSEMYHRCLDYILEEIKHSGKANVMVASHNEDTVKLTLRRMAELGIHPSEKKVYFGQLLGMCDQITFPLGQAGFPVYKYVPYGPVNEVLPYLSRRAQENRGFMKRVNRERDLLWSEFKRRLFAGSLFGPNY